The Bacteroidota bacterium sequence CCGCGACAGCATTTTCTACATTGTGCAGTCCGGGCATTTCTGAAGTCAGGTCCTTAATCGTCCCCAACTTATCATTCCAGTTAAAATGATAACGGTGATTCTCTATCCGGATTTCAGTAGCAGAATAATCGCTGTTTTTATCGACTGAATAATTGAAATAAGTGTGATCTCCCTGAACAGGACCAATAGGCAAATCTTTTTTATAGATCAACTTTCCTCCCGGCTTGAGTTGACGGGCAAATAAACGATAGGATTCTTCCATATATGTTTTGTCACCATAAATGTCCAGATGATCAGCATCCATGGATGTGATAACGGAAATATCCGGAAACAAAGTAAGGAAGGAACGATCGTATTCATCCGCTTCAACTACGACTGTGCTTTTTGCAGCACCTGAGCCAATGAGGAGGTTAGTATTGTAATTTTTTGTAATTCCTCCGAGAAACGCGGAACAATCTACTCCGGCATAACGAAGCAAATGAGCAATCATGGAAGATGTAGTGGTCTTCCCGTGTGTTCCCGCAACAGCGATGGTGAAACTGTTCTTTGTAATCAAACCCAACACTTCCGACCGTTTCATGACTACATAACCATTCGCCTTCAGAAAATTTAATTCCTGGTGATCCTTTGGCACTGCAGGTGTATACACTACCAGGGTTGTATTTTGCGCTTCATTATTTTTAACAATTGCAGAAGGAAGCAGAGAAACCTCATCCTTGAAATGCACCTCTATTCCTTCACGAATCAATTCATCTGTTAAAGGTGTTGGTGTTTTATCATACCCTGCTACTTGTTTTCCAATGGCTTTGAAATAACGTGCCAGCGCAGACATACCAATGCCTCCGATGCCGATAAAATAGACGTTATTTAGCTTATTGAAATCCACAAAATTTATCTTTTACTTTTATTTCCTGCCAACTCATATACAATCTCTGCGATTCTTTTTGCTGAATCCGGCAATGCCATTTTTTTTATCTCAGCAGACAATTGAATTTGCATTTTTTCATCATGAACCAAATCCAGTACCGCCTTTATCATTTCTGTTTTTGCATTCGCATCCTTCACCAGAACCGCTGCATTTCTGTTGACCAATGCCATCGCGTTCTTTGTCTGATGATCCTCCGCTACATTGGGAGAAGGCACCAATATGGAAGGTTTTCCGGTGAGGGTCAACTCCGAAACCGAACTTGCTCCTGCCCTGGAAATCACTACATCCGCTGCCGCATAAGCCAGATCCATTCGTTGAATAAACTCTGTTATACAAATCCCTTTCTTTATTGCTTCAGACTTCAGACCGGAAACTTTCGGAAAGAAAAACTTTCCTGTTTGCCAGATCATTTGAATATTCTCATCTGCAATTTTTTCCCAACCCTCCAACAGGCACTCGTTAATCGTTCTGGCACCCAGACTTCCGCCAATCACCAACACAGTCTTTTTTCCGTCTGATAAACCGAAGGCACGAAGTCCTTCCTCTTTTTTCCCTTCCAGATTAAGTATATCCTGTCGGACAGGATTACCGGTAAGCACAATCTTTTCTGCAGGAAAATACTTTTCCATGCCTTCATAGGCCACACAGATTCGCTGCGCTCGTTTTGAGAGAATCTTATTGGTGATTCCTGCAAATGAATTTTGCTCCTGGATCAGCGTTGGAACATGCATTGATCCCGCAGCATATAACAAGGGACCGCTGGCATAACCGCCAACACCTATCGCGACATCAGGTTTGAAAGAACGCACTATGGCTCTCGCTTTGAGAACACTTTGAATTATTTTGAATGGAAGTTTCAGATTTGACAAACTGAATTTCCGTTGTATGCCACTGATGTTTAATCCTTCAATCCTGTAACCTGCGGCAGGCACCTTCTCCATTTCCATCCGGCCATTGGCACCCACAAACAGGATTTCATTTTTTTCATTCATCGCCTTCAGCGCATTCGCGATGGCAATGGCCGGGAAAATATGTCCGCCCGTACCACCTCCGCTGATGACAACTCTTATCTCAGGCTGCTGCAAGCTCCTGTCCTCCTTCTTTTTTCTCTTTTTCTACCTGCCGGCTTACACTCAACACTATGCCAATGGAAATACTCGTAAACCATATGGATGTACCTCCCATACTCAGCAGGGGCAGGGGCTGACCGGTTACCGGAAACAAATTCACAGCGACGGCCATATTGATCATCGCCTGGAATACCAGGCTGAACGCGCATCCGATGGCAAGCAATGTTCCGAATGCCATCGGACTGTGATGAATAAACCGAATGACACGGAAGAATAACCAGATGTACAGGAAGATGATTAGCACACCTCCTATTAAACCATATTCTTCAATGATGATTGCATAGATGAAATCAGAATAGGGATGCGGAAGATAATTTCTTGCTTTGCTGTTCCCGGGGAATCTTCCAAACAATCCACCACCCGCGATAGCAATTTTAGCCTGATCGGTTTGGTAATTATCCTGATTGTCATCACTCGTAAATCTTTCAACCCTGGCTTTCCAGGTTTCTATTCGCCCTGTTTTACCAATAGCCAGGGAAACAACTATGAATAAAGTAAACAATACAATAGCAACACCGAAAAGACCCAGGATAAACTTCATGTTAATCCTGCCGATAAACATCAGAAAAGAACAGGAAATAAATAAAACAGCAGCTGTCGAAAAATTCGCCGGAAGAATCAATGCACAAATTCCTATTATTGGAAGGACAATGGGCAGAAACGCGCCTTTAAAACTTTTGATCTCATCTTGTTTTTTTGAAAGCATCCTCGCTACAAACATGATCAGTGCAAGCTTCGCGAAATCTGAAGTTTGAAATGTAATATTCATCCCGGGCAATGTTATCCAACGACTGGCTTCATTCAGATTTGTACCGCTGAACAAAGTCAAAATCAGCAATGGCAGGGAGAGAAGGAGCGCTATTGTTGAAAATTTCGAATAATAAGTATACCGAATAGCATGAGCTGCATACATCAATCCAAGTCCCAACACAAGAATAGACAGGTGCTTGATGAGATAATATTCAGTATTCCCGCTTTTGAATTTATATGCAAGCGTCC is a genomic window containing:
- a CDS encoding UDP-N-acetylmuramate--L-alanine ligase, which translates into the protein MDFNKLNNVYFIGIGGIGMSALARYFKAIGKQVAGYDKTPTPLTDELIREGIEVHFKDEVSLLPSAIVKNNEAQNTTLVVYTPAVPKDHQELNFLKANGYVVMKRSEVLGLITKNSFTIAVAGTHGKTTTSSMIAHLLRYAGVDCSAFLGGITKNYNTNLLIGSGAAKSTVVVEADEYDRSFLTLFPDISVITSMDADHLDIYGDKTYMEESYRLFARQLKPGGKLIYKKDLPIGPVQGDHTYFNYSVDKNSDYSATEIRIENHRYHFNWNDKLGTIKDLTSEMPGLHNVENAVAAIAVARQLGIAEDKIRQGLAAYTGVKRRFDYQVKNGNVIYIDDYAHHPEELRACIASAKELYPGKKILGVFQPHLFTRTRDFADGFANSLSMLDDLVLLDIYPAREKPIPGVDSRLILDKVTLQNKSLAHLSDFPGILNKHEFDVLLTLGAGDIDQLVSPIREYLLVHN
- the murG gene encoding undecaprenyldiphospho-muramoylpentapeptide beta-N-acetylglucosaminyltransferase, translating into MQQPEIRVVISGGGTGGHIFPAIAIANALKAMNEKNEILFVGANGRMEMEKVPAAGYRIEGLNISGIQRKFSLSNLKLPFKIIQSVLKARAIVRSFKPDVAIGVGGYASGPLLYAAGSMHVPTLIQEQNSFAGITNKILSKRAQRICVAYEGMEKYFPAEKIVLTGNPVRQDILNLEGKKEEGLRAFGLSDGKKTVLVIGGSLGARTINECLLEGWEKIADENIQMIWQTGKFFFPKVSGLKSEAIKKGICITEFIQRMDLAYAAADVVISRAGASSVSELTLTGKPSILVPSPNVAEDHQTKNAMALVNRNAAVLVKDANAKTEMIKAVLDLVHDEKMQIQLSAEIKKMALPDSAKRIAEIVYELAGNKSKR
- a CDS encoding FtsW/RodA/SpoVE family cell cycle protein, yielding MQATWLDKYFKGDRTIWLIVFILSIFSLLAVYSSTGTLAYKFKSGNTEYYLIKHLSILVLGLGLMYAAHAIRYTYYSKFSTIALLLSLPLLILTLFSGTNLNEASRWITLPGMNITFQTSDFAKLALIMFVARMLSKKQDEIKSFKGAFLPIVLPIIGICALILPANFSTAAVLFISCSFLMFIGRINMKFILGLFGVAIVLFTLFIVVSLAIGKTGRIETWKARVERFTSDDNQDNYQTDQAKIAIAGGGLFGRFPGNSKARNYLPHPYSDFIYAIIIEEYGLIGGVLIIFLYIWLFFRVIRFIHHSPMAFGTLLAIGCAFSLVFQAMINMAVAVNLFPVTGQPLPLLSMGGTSIWFTSISIGIVLSVSRQVEKEKKEGGQELAAA